From Gadus morhua chromosome 14, gadMor3.0, whole genome shotgun sequence:
TTAAAATTATAGAAACATAATAACTTAAGTCCCAACGGGAATCAAGAGCAATTGAAACATGAAGGACGTAATACATGAGCGGCTTTCTGCCACCTGGACCCCTCGTGGTTACTGCAGACCTCATGGTCACACAGAGAGTTCCCAAAGACCGTCTTATATCTCATCATCCCCGTGCATTACAGGAGACTTAATAAACTAAACCTGGACGCAGGTGAAGTGGAATTATTCCAATTGAAAATGGCGTTACTGTTGTGCAGAGTGCAGCTCCGCATCATTCAACATGAACCCTTGTCCTCAAAGATCATGATCATATTATGCATTATATAAAGTGACATGCGATATCACTAGCATGCACTCATACAAACTACAAACGCTGTTTACCTAATAGAGATGAATAAAGAGCATCTTCTGAATTTACCTAAACTTTCCACCGTGGATGGCTGCTGCACACTGAAGCCGGAGGCTGCTTCCGCTTCCGGAGGACGGGATCGTAGAGGTGCGTGCGCAGTCTATTTACACTTTACCTTGTATCTCTGCTGTTGGTTTGCATGTTGCTCTTCTAAGATAAGGTTTGGATACTGCAGCAGTGTCTACTCTGCAGCGATGATGTCCACGCAAACCCTGACCCGCCATCCAGAAGGTTCGTCACATGAAACCTCTCCTAGTTGTAATGGTGTATAGCTATTGTATTCATTCCGAACTTATCTTCCAGGGAACCGACGGCTGCACTGTCCTCTCTACGggtgcaaacgcgttttcacggACACGGTGGCCCTCGAAAGTCATATCAAAGACCATGAGATTCCTGCTGAGTCTATCCCAGGTGGGAATGGGATAGTATAGATTCCTATGCACGTTGGTTGAGTTGCTGTCCGTCGAATGTTGTACATTTCCCCTCTCCCTGACACATGACGTCTGTACTcgcacctctcctccacccaggtAAAATTCTGCTCTGTTCCTCGATCGGCTGCAGTGACTCTTTTCCTGACATGCAACAACTGATGCAGCACATGAGGCACCATCACAAACCAAATATCTTCTTCCTGTGAGTCTATTACCCGGGCTCTAGATGCTTGCAGATCTATTATCTATATCCTCACCCTTCAGCTCTCTCTGATACTGACCCTTTCCTCTCTGCAGGTGTGAGAGCTGCCGTGCCAAACTGCGCTCGCACCGCGGTCTGCTCCTGCACCTGCACACCTGCTCCAAGGTGTCTCGGGCCAAGCTGAAGACGGAGCAGACGcagggccccccggcccccgagGGCCCAACAGGGTACCCCGCTGCCACCGGGGAGGACTGGAGCCAGGAGCAGGGGACCCCCCAGGGAGAGTCAGCGACCGGCCACACGCAGGCCCCCTCTCACAGCCAGCAGGCCAgcgcccccccctcacaccaGAGCCCTCTCAAGGACTCTCAGGAGACACCTTCCTACCAGCAGCTCCAGAACTTCAGCCGGCCGTCTTTGACGTGTAATGATGGTGACATGCTGACCGCTGACCCGCTTCAGTTTGATGGCCAGACTGAAAACCAGGGCCAGTTCCAAGCCCAAGCACAGGGCCAGCTCCAATCTCAGTACCAGGGCCAGTTCCAAgcccagggccagggccagttCCAAgcccagggccagggccagttCCAAGCCCAAGCACAGGGCCAGGGTCAGTTCCAATCTCAGCACCAGGGCCAGTTCCAAGCACCACCGGAGCACCAGCCTCAGTACCAAGCCCACCCCCAGCACCAGTTCCAAGCCCCGTCGCAGCATCAGGTCCAGTTCCAAGGCCAGCCGCAGCACCAGGGCCAGGTTGAAGCCCAGCACCAGGTCCAAGCCCCGCCTCAGCCCCCCACGTCCTCTGCAGCAGTTTGGAAGAAGAATCAAGGTGACCACAGCGTCATGACTAATCACACTACCAACTGTGACCTGTTCAGATGATGTGGACCCTAACATGAAAACCCCCACTTTGCACCATTTGAAGCCAGCCAGAAATGTTAACTgcaatgttttgtattttactAACACTAAACCTTAGAGTGAACCAACCATGCGGGTTTAGTGTTTGGGTGCtgaagagcattaaaatgattACTTGCTGTTCTTTATCCAACAGGATCGCCTGGCAATAGCCGCATCCTGTGGGAGCACACCAGGGGGCGCTACCGCTGCGTGCAGTGCAGCCTCGTCTTACCCAACCGGAAAGCGATGaccgcacacatccacacggaGCACAAGACCCCCGCGGAAACTTAGACCCTTAGTCATGTGACTGCTGAAGGAACGCGGGTCTCATTAGCACTACCCCCCTCTATGCTGATCTTGTCTGGAGAAATGATGGAACatggctttttttttaaaatatattttaatgtaaATACGTATAGCATTATAATTTGTCAAATGACAAGGATCCTGAAGCAAGTCCCGCCGTGTGTGGTGTAGTATAATCAGATAAAGGGTGCTTTTGGGGTAGATATCTGATTTCAGTGTGATGTGTGTTAGATGTCAGCTTTCAGTCAAATACTCTGAGaagatctgctctgttgaagcCAAGGGCCACAAGTTTCTTTAACCTCAGATTTTCTTGGTACCGTATAGCAATGAGGCAGTTTCTGATTCACATCAGAATGCTTCCACATTGAATGTCATCGAACACAGGAAAAAAATTACTAATAAAACGGAAGACATTTTTAAAAAAGcataattttgtatttttattttgctcatTCTGAATAAGTTCATACAAGCATTCAACTACTGTGAGAAGGCCAGGAGATATGGTcatccatcctcctctcctgtgAGGAGCCCCCTTTATTTGAACATCCACAGAACCTTTAGCATTAACTTCACAGCCAGGGGCCAAACAGTGGTGTTTCAGGGATGACAAAAGTGTGTACATGACCACAGGAGGTCTCCGCCTATCCAATgttacacactaacacatgcagAATTAGACATTGCTTTATGCAAACCAAAGCAGAAGAACCATCACATCTCGGTGGAAGGTCACGTTAAACATCGTAAAGGGAAGACCGATCACCAATcattggggaggagacacgTATTGACCAGTCAGTGAGAGCACACGCTGTAGGAGAAACGCCTGGCAGCTTTTAACATTTAGTGCCGTTTAGGTTTTAAATTAGGTTATTCTCTATGGAAAATAATAGAAAGATGCAGCAGACCTTGATGTAAACGAATGCAACATTGTTAATTCCATAATGGCAGACATtaacacaaataataataaatcaacTTCGACAAGTGCTTCGAAATATTGGTTGCCCTCAATTCAACCCCAGCTCAGGAATACGTTATCAGTTATTTTATATCAATACAATTAGAGTCTACCTGATCAGATCCTTCTAGACTTAAAAAAATCTCTTTTGGTCAATGGCATACGTCTTTCCTGCAGGAAGCTTCCGGAAAAATAGACTGTTCCCTCTGCTCATGTTgccctggggagaggagaggagaaggacagTTACACCAAAAATACCCGAACACGACGAACCCAGAACATACCGTGACCACGTCAGGGTTCATGTTTATAAACACAAAGGCTGCACCAACATGGAAATGCTGTTATGTAAAGGTCATCCAACAAAGACGTATATTAAACTCAGTCTGTGTTTCTTTAATATACATCTACGTTACACACTGTCCACagagggggggtgtgtgtgtatgtgttacctCTCTGCTTAGATGTCTCCAGCAGTCCACCCAGGTGGGGCAGACGGAGGCGTAGGGAGGCAGGCCACCAGCCAGCCTTGAAGAGGAGACAGAGGTTAGCAGTCACTAGGGCCGTCCAGTATGGACTCATGTGTTTCTAGGTCTTCATTTGCTACAGCTTACCCGCAGTTGTTGACCGCCATGAGGTTGGACACCAGCACGAACGGGTAGGTGAGCATACTGGCAAAGAACTGCAAGACAGCCCAAGTTGCACGATAAGTTGCAAAACATGACCACTTAATGAGGCAATTCATCACAGCTATTGTTGTTTTTCAAGACGA
This genomic window contains:
- the znf414 gene encoding zinc finger protein 414, which translates into the protein MMSTQTLTRHPEGNRRLHCPLYGCKRVFTDTVALESHIKDHEIPAESIPGKILLCSSIGCSDSFPDMQQLMQHMRHHHKPNIFFLCESCRAKLRSHRGLLLHLHTCSKVSRAKLKTEQTQGPPAPEGPTGYPAATGEDWSQEQGTPQGESATGHTQAPSHSQQASAPPSHQSPLKDSQETPSYQQLQNFSRPSLTCNDGDMLTADPLQFDGQTENQGQFQAQAQGQLQSQYQGQFQAQGQGQFQAQGQGQFQAQAQGQGQFQSQHQGQFQAPPEHQPQYQAHPQHQFQAPSQHQVQFQGQPQHQGQVEAQHQVQAPPQPPTSSAAVWKKNQGSPGNSRILWEHTRGRYRCVQCSLVLPNRKAMTAHIHTEHKTPAET